One window from the genome of Nitrosospira multiformis encodes:
- the nikR gene encoding nickel-responsive transcriptional regulator NikR, giving the protein MERLTISLNDQLAEQFDVVMHNRGYFNRSEAVRDLIRDLLDTVHSEEHVEGHCIATLSYIYSHHESELASSLTAVQHDHHDLTLSTMHVHMDHDNCLEVAVLSGTIKNVKKFANHIIATRGVRHGKLHLLPVDIMQKQCIPESLPHAHSVALA; this is encoded by the coding sequence ATGGAACGTCTAACTATATCGCTTAATGATCAGCTTGCCGAGCAGTTCGATGTTGTTATGCATAATCGCGGCTATTTCAATCGCTCGGAAGCCGTCCGTGACCTGATACGAGATTTGCTCGACACCGTCCACTCGGAGGAACATGTGGAAGGTCACTGTATTGCCACACTCAGTTATATATACAGTCATCACGAAAGTGAGCTGGCCAGCTCGCTTACCGCGGTGCAACACGACCATCATGATTTAACACTATCTACTATGCATGTACATATGGATCATGATAACTGCCTGGAAGTGGCCGTCCTGAGCGGGACTATCAAGAATGTGAAAAAATTTGCCAATCATATTATCGCTACACGCGGGGTCCGGCATGGCAAACTGCATCTCCTGCCAGTCGATATCATGCAAAAACAATGTATTCCTGAATCCTTACCGCATGCTCATAGTGTCGCGCTTGCATGA